The following proteins are co-located in the Fretibacterium sp. OH1220_COT-178 genome:
- the ispF gene encoding 2-C-methyl-D-erythritol 2,4-cyclodiphosphate synthase, with protein sequence MNSFSFLIVAGGSGSRIGGEKKQFRLLEGRPLWRWSADLAASMGDDGIVEVVLVLPRGEVVSQAWPEESVVPLRLAEGGSTRAESVMNGLAACSCDYVMVHDAARPLVGGALLRRLMAATDEGVGAVPVLPIADALKRIDAGSGRIRAVDREELFATQTPQSFCRTTLLSVLERHGTSFRDEAEAWLAAGLELRCLEGERLNFKVTWPEDLQMARALKGGAARPLGVRTGLGYDVHRLVPERPLILGGVRIEGSPLGLLGHSDADLLAHTVSDALLGAAGLPDIGNLFPASDEAYRGADSMELLRCVVERIRGEGWRVLWVDSVIQAQVPRLNAHLPEMRMRLSALLNPGGPNCVNLKAKSAEGTGDPGLGRSMTCWAAATLAYGEGTE encoded by the coding sequence ATGAATTCCTTTTCTTTTTTGATCGTCGCTGGGGGGAGCGGAAGTCGGATCGGCGGGGAGAAAAAACAGTTTCGCCTTCTGGAGGGCCGTCCGCTGTGGCGCTGGAGCGCCGACCTGGCAGCCTCTATGGGTGATGACGGAATTGTGGAGGTCGTGCTGGTCCTTCCCCGTGGGGAGGTCGTGTCTCAGGCCTGGCCGGAGGAAAGCGTCGTCCCGCTGCGTTTGGCCGAGGGGGGGAGCACGCGGGCCGAGTCGGTCATGAACGGCCTCGCGGCCTGTTCGTGTGACTACGTGATGGTGCACGACGCCGCCCGTCCCCTCGTGGGCGGAGCGCTTTTGAGACGGCTGATGGCCGCGACGGACGAGGGCGTCGGGGCGGTGCCCGTCCTTCCGATCGCCGACGCACTCAAGCGCATCGATGCGGGGAGTGGACGGATCCGGGCGGTGGATCGGGAGGAGCTCTTTGCGACCCAGACGCCCCAGTCCTTCTGCCGCACCACACTGCTGTCCGTTTTGGAGCGGCACGGAACGTCCTTCAGGGACGAGGCCGAGGCCTGGCTTGCCGCGGGGCTGGAGCTCCGCTGTCTGGAGGGAGAGCGTTTGAACTTCAAGGTTACGTGGCCGGAGGACCTACAGATGGCGAGGGCGCTCAAGGGCGGGGCGGCGAGGCCCTTGGGCGTTCGCACCGGCCTGGGATACGACGTGCACCGCTTGGTGCCGGAGCGCCCGCTGATTTTAGGAGGGGTTCGCATCGAGGGCTCCCCCCTCGGGCTTCTGGGGCATTCGGACGCGGACCTCCTGGCCCATACCGTGTCGGATGCGCTGCTCGGGGCGGCGGGGCTGCCGGATATCGGCAACCTCTTTCCGGCGAGCGACGAGGCGTACCGCGGCGCGGACAGTATGGAACTCCTGCGTTGCGTCGTGGAGCGCATTCGGGGCGAGGGCTGGCGGGTCCTTTGGGTGGATTCGGTCATTCAGGCCCAGGTCCCGCGCCTGAACGCCCATCTGCCCGAGATGCGAATGCGGCTTTCGGCACTCCTGAACCCCGGCGGGCCAAACTGCGTCAACCTCAAGGCGAAGTCCGCCGAGGGGACCGGGGATCCTGGCCTTGGGCGTTCCATGACCTGCTGGGCGGCGGCGACCCTGGCTTACGGGGAGGGCACGGAATGA
- the recR gene encoding recombination mediator RecR: protein MDPIGRLISHFTKFPGVGNKSARRMVFYLLKQDAALLRELGASIASLKDDLHTCSECGNISEGDPCPICRDALRDRRTLCVVENIDDLVSFEQAGIYSGLYHVLGGRVSPFDDEDLSPESVAFLLKHIRELEVEEVIIATNPRMEGDLTYYALLDVLKGAGGSEPLKVTRLAFGLPVGGSIEFADRMTLHTALESRTAVPD, encoded by the coding sequence TTGGACCCGATCGGCCGTCTCATCTCCCATTTTACGAAGTTCCCGGGCGTGGGGAACAAGAGCGCCCGCAGGATGGTCTTTTATCTCCTCAAACAGGATGCCGCGCTGCTCAGGGAACTCGGGGCCAGCATCGCCTCTCTCAAGGACGACCTCCACACCTGCAGCGAGTGCGGGAACATCTCGGAGGGAGACCCCTGCCCGATATGCCGCGACGCCCTGAGGGACCGAAGGACGCTCTGCGTCGTCGAGAATATCGACGACCTCGTTTCCTTCGAGCAGGCCGGCATCTACAGCGGGCTCTATCACGTGCTGGGCGGCAGGGTCTCCCCCTTCGACGACGAGGACCTGAGCCCGGAGAGCGTGGCGTTTCTCCTGAAGCACATACGGGAGCTGGAGGTCGAGGAGGTCATCATCGCGACGAATCCCCGCATGGAGGGGGACCTCACGTATTACGCGCTCCTGGACGTCCTGAAGGGGGCCGGCGGTTCGGAGCCGCTCAAGGTCACGCGCCTCGCCTTCGGCCTTCCGGTCGGGGGTTCCATCGAGTTTGCCGACCGCATGACGCTCCATACGGCCCTCGAGTCCAGAACGGCCGTTCCGGACTGA
- a CDS encoding YbaB/EbfC family nucleoid-associated protein → MKLNNMMKQAQRMQAQMMEIQEKLGEETVEASVGGGMVKAVFTGQGALVEIRIDPEVIKPEDKEMLEDLVTAAVNEGLLKSKELANSRMSAVTGALGSLGLSF, encoded by the coding sequence ATGAAACTGAACAACATGATGAAGCAGGCCCAGCGGATGCAGGCCCAGATGATGGAGATCCAGGAGAAGCTGGGCGAGGAGACCGTCGAGGCCAGCGTCGGAGGCGGGATGGTCAAAGCGGTCTTCACGGGACAGGGCGCCCTGGTGGAGATTCGGATCGATCCCGAGGTGATCAAGCCCGAGGACAAGGAGATGCTGGAGGACCTGGTTACGGCGGCGGTCAACGAGGGGCTGCTGAAGAGCAAGGAGCTCGCGAACTCCAGAATGAGCGCCGTCACCGGAGCCCTGGGCTCGCTTGGTCTGAGCTTCTAG
- a CDS encoding 23S rRNA (pseudouridine(1915)-N(3))-methyltransferase RlmH: protein MKIVILAVGKLKDRRIASLAQEYLTRIRPTGIVGVDRVPDVAAVRPEEAIEREGLELLRRIRPRDRAVLLREDGTERTSTELASFLAREMERTAGRVLLIVGGPWGTSCDVAARADESLSLSRMTFPHEMCFLFLAEQLYRAFSILGGAGYHH from the coding sequence ATGAAGATCGTCATCCTCGCCGTCGGTAAGCTGAAGGACAGGCGGATTGCCTCTTTGGCCCAGGAGTACCTGACGCGCATTCGTCCCACGGGGATCGTCGGGGTGGATCGGGTGCCCGATGTCGCGGCGGTTCGCCCCGAGGAGGCGATCGAGCGCGAGGGGCTGGAACTGCTGAGGCGAATCCGTCCTCGGGACCGTGCCGTCCTGCTGCGGGAGGATGGGACGGAGCGGACCAGCACGGAGCTGGCTTCCTTCCTTGCCCGGGAGATGGAGCGGACGGCAGGGCGGGTCCTGCTGATCGTGGGCGGCCCCTGGGGAACGAGCTGCGATGTCGCGGCCCGGGCCGACGAATCCCTGTCCCTCTCGCGCATGACGTTCCCTCACGAGATGTGTTTTCTGTTCCTTGCCGAACAGCTGTACCGTGCGTTCTCGATCCTTGGGGGGGCCGGGTATCACCATTAG
- a CDS encoding WecB/TagA/CpsF family glycosyltransferase, translating to MDGYAATVMGCSAAALVCIGVQYWVKRALEPRQYGYLRDLLLAGTWVLLGVWFGNADVRVVVGGAFLAGVVGMGEGLFSHARWRLGYLLVGLVCALFGPSIDFLRFADGEYVYLTPTASLVATALWFTLFPLMFRHLDEIPGLLGHILAVTFSLMLMAVLLMERGAPDAFFMAFSGLALLGAFWSRFGNAYRQAGLSMSAMWSILVAGTAMFGTSKGIVFSSMLFLSLGLFAIPMVEVSLRWVSMMFSERPYGTERLYRHMIARGLEHPDAVRFVAGLCALVSIVAALLQSPVTYMARIWWLVAGLCALAVILPLLLKRRSRSPMAQEKPSLWGVRIDNVSMNYAISRARGLISNPGGGGAQLVVTVNALGMDEAVRDADYHQILQDASMVLADGVGLLWGMRFLGMPMLERVAGIDFAEQLCRIAAVEGWPVYFLGAKGETASACAEVLLSRYPGLSVAGARDGYFDLEDAGVPDAVVASGAKILLVAMGQPRQEKWVALHRERLGNVLAVGVGGAFDVFSGRLSRAPVLMQRIGMEWLYRLFQEPGRWRKDLRLMAFVLRVLATRLGLYSWRDRQGAR from the coding sequence GTGGACGGTTACGCGGCGACGGTAATGGGGTGCTCGGCTGCGGCACTGGTCTGCATCGGGGTGCAGTATTGGGTGAAACGAGCGCTGGAGCCTCGTCAGTACGGCTATCTCCGCGATCTGCTTTTGGCGGGAACCTGGGTGCTGCTGGGGGTGTGGTTCGGCAACGCCGACGTCCGCGTCGTCGTGGGGGGGGCATTCCTGGCCGGGGTCGTCGGCATGGGAGAAGGGCTCTTCTCCCATGCCCGATGGCGTTTGGGCTACCTGCTGGTCGGCCTTGTCTGTGCGCTCTTTGGTCCCTCGATCGATTTCCTTCGCTTTGCCGACGGGGAATACGTCTACCTCACGCCGACGGCCTCCCTGGTTGCGACGGCCCTCTGGTTCACCCTCTTTCCCCTGATGTTCCGGCATCTGGACGAGATTCCTGGACTGCTGGGGCACATTCTTGCCGTCACGTTCTCTCTGATGCTCATGGCGGTGCTCCTGATGGAGCGGGGCGCCCCGGACGCATTCTTCATGGCCTTCTCGGGGCTGGCCCTGCTGGGAGCCTTCTGGAGCCGCTTCGGGAACGCCTACAGGCAGGCGGGGCTCTCCATGTCCGCGATGTGGAGCATTCTTGTGGCGGGGACGGCGATGTTCGGCACCAGCAAGGGCATCGTCTTCAGTTCGATGCTCTTCCTCTCGCTGGGGCTTTTTGCGATCCCGATGGTGGAGGTCTCGTTGCGCTGGGTCAGCATGATGTTCTCGGAGCGGCCCTACGGCACGGAACGGCTGTACCGGCACATGATCGCCCGGGGGCTCGAACACCCGGACGCCGTCCGGTTCGTCGCGGGGCTTTGTGCGCTTGTGAGTATCGTCGCGGCACTGCTTCAGTCCCCCGTCACCTACATGGCCCGGATCTGGTGGCTGGTTGCTGGGCTCTGTGCGCTGGCGGTGATCCTGCCCCTTCTCCTGAAGCGCCGCTCCCGCTCGCCGATGGCGCAGGAAAAGCCCTCGCTCTGGGGCGTACGGATCGACAACGTGTCGATGAACTATGCGATCTCCCGAGCCCGGGGACTGATCTCGAATCCCGGGGGAGGGGGAGCGCAGCTTGTCGTGACCGTCAACGCCCTGGGGATGGACGAGGCCGTTCGGGATGCCGACTACCACCAGATCCTGCAGGATGCCTCCATGGTCCTGGCCGATGGGGTCGGGCTGCTCTGGGGGATGCGTTTCCTGGGGATGCCCATGTTGGAACGGGTGGCGGGGATCGATTTCGCAGAACAGCTCTGCCGCATCGCGGCGGTCGAGGGGTGGCCCGTGTACTTCCTGGGGGCCAAGGGAGAGACGGCCTCGGCCTGTGCCGAGGTCCTCCTCTCGCGTTACCCGGGGCTGTCCGTTGCGGGGGCTCGGGACGGTTATTTTGACCTCGAGGATGCGGGCGTGCCGGATGCCGTGGTCGCCAGCGGGGCAAAGATTCTCCTTGTGGCCATGGGGCAGCCCCGACAGGAGAAGTGGGTGGCCCTTCACCGGGAGCGTCTGGGCAATGTATTGGCGGTGGGCGTGGGGGGAGCCTTCGATGTGTTTTCCGGCCGCCTCTCCCGTGCTCCGGTCCTGATGCAGAGGATCGGCATGGAGTGGCTGTACAGACTTTTTCAGGAACCGGGACGATGGAGGAAGGATCTGAGGCTGATGGCGTTCGTCCTTCGCGTTCTGGCGACCCGCTTGGGGCTGTACTCGTGGAGGGATCGCCAGGGGGCGCGATGA
- the serS gene encoding serine--tRNA ligase has protein sequence MLDLRWILANREEAARCLANRGHDFDLGVLEALDAERRRLISETEELKARRNEGSRKVGEAKRTGGDASALMEEIRLMGDGIKTLDATLDEVEGKLNAILMTLPNRLHESTPVGADENDNPVVRTWGTPRDFDFEPKPHWDLAEALGIMDFEKGVMLAQSRFTVLKGAGARMERALITFMLDLHTLQHGYTEVLPPFMVRSAVLEGTGQLPKFAEDLYRIDGEDLWMIPTAEVPLTNLHRETILEESDLPRYYTAYTPCFRREAGSAGRDVRGMLRQHQFDKVELVKLCTPETSYEELEKLTGNAERVLQLLELPYRVVALCSGDIGFGSAKTYDLEVWLPSQGKYREISSCSNCEDFQARRMNARYRPADGGRPRFIHTLNGSGIAIGRALIAILENCQREDGSIAIPQALVPYMGGMTEIGKA, from the coding sequence ATGCTTGATCTGCGCTGGATATTGGCGAATCGCGAGGAGGCGGCCCGTTGTCTTGCGAACCGCGGACACGATTTCGACCTCGGCGTTCTGGAGGCGCTGGATGCCGAGCGCCGCAGGCTGATCTCCGAGACGGAAGAGCTCAAGGCCAGGAGGAACGAGGGCTCCAGAAAGGTCGGAGAGGCCAAGAGGACGGGGGGGGATGCCTCCGCCCTCATGGAGGAGATACGCCTTATGGGGGACGGGATCAAGACGCTCGATGCGACCCTGGATGAGGTCGAGGGGAAGCTGAACGCTATCCTGATGACCCTTCCCAACCGTCTGCACGAGAGCACCCCCGTCGGTGCGGACGAGAACGACAATCCGGTGGTGCGCACCTGGGGCACACCGCGGGATTTTGACTTCGAACCGAAGCCCCATTGGGACCTGGCCGAGGCGCTGGGAATCATGGACTTCGAAAAGGGCGTCATGCTGGCACAGAGCCGTTTTACCGTCCTGAAGGGGGCGGGTGCCCGGATGGAGCGGGCTCTGATCACCTTCATGCTGGATCTGCACACCCTTCAGCACGGCTACACGGAGGTGCTCCCGCCCTTTATGGTGCGTTCCGCCGTTTTGGAGGGGACGGGGCAGCTGCCGAAGTTTGCCGAGGACCTCTATCGAATCGACGGCGAGGACCTCTGGATGATTCCGACCGCCGAGGTTCCCCTGACGAATCTTCACCGTGAGACGATCCTGGAGGAGTCCGACCTTCCCAGATACTATACGGCCTACACGCCCTGTTTCCGGCGGGAGGCCGGCTCCGCCGGTCGTGACGTCCGAGGGATGCTGCGTCAGCACCAATTCGACAAGGTCGAGCTGGTGAAGCTCTGTACGCCGGAGACGAGCTACGAGGAGCTTGAGAAGCTCACCGGGAATGCGGAGAGGGTCCTGCAGCTTCTGGAGCTGCCTTATCGCGTCGTGGCGCTCTGCTCCGGCGACATCGGCTTCGGCTCGGCCAAAACCTACGACCTGGAGGTCTGGCTTCCCTCTCAGGGCAAGTACCGCGAGATCAGCTCTTGCAGCAACTGCGAGGATTTTCAGGCCCGCAGGATGAACGCGCGTTACCGTCCGGCGGACGGAGGTCGGCCTCGGTTCATCCACACCCTCAACGGCTCCGGCATCGCGATAGGCCGGGCGCTGATCGCTATTTTGGAAAACTGTCAGCGCGAGGACGGCAGCATCGCCATCCCGCAGGCGCTTGTTCCCTATATGGGCGGGATGACCGAGATCGGGAAGGCCTAG